A window of the Phaseolus vulgaris cultivar G19833 chromosome 5, P. vulgaris v2.0, whole genome shotgun sequence genome harbors these coding sequences:
- the LOC137834099 gene encoding proline-rich receptor-like protein kinase PERK8, giving the protein MYEKKEDIILVIVSQQGGHDSIYTEKGSVMDASKRMMLAKAMKAARAAKAGASSAPAADPNPPSTLPPPPPTTTEAPLGSSSPSPHSPEALHSPGCPPPIAAVPLDVASSPAPTPLDKGKRVLEIISDDGDSDGVAPFKRRKAARVPLLPAASPQGEDSFRDNPPSATSLPPAMVQEEAGEDAESAPPPPPVEVSTSPASVAAAPDLIAIPPLIMHLMRGFSGGSMPKGSDRKEGMPFYLGAFLAVALEWRAQARNVVL; this is encoded by the coding sequence gatcggtgatggatgcctccaaaaggatgatgctggcgaaagcgatgaaggcCGCTCGTGCTGCCAAAGCTGGCGCCTCttccgcccctgctgctgacccAAACCCCCCATCGACCTTGCCTCCGCCACCACCGACCACTACCGAagccccactaggctcatcttcaccatcCCCACATAGCCCCGAGGCGCTTCATTCTCCCGGCTGTCCTCCGCCTATCGCCGCCGTCCCTCTGGACGTGGCTTCATCACCGGCTCCAACgccccttgacaaaggaaaacgggtcttggagattatATCCGATGATGGGGACTCCgatggcgtggcacccttcaagaggaggaaagcTGCGAGGGTTCCCCTCCTACCAGCGGCATCGCCCCAGGGAGAGGAttccttcagggacaaccctccaagtgctACTTCTCTTCCCCCCGCAATGGTCCAAGAGGAAGCAGGTGAAGATGCCGAATCTGCTCCACCCCCGCCACCGGTAGAGGTCTCTACTTCTCCCGCCTCCGTTGCCGCCGCCCCCGATCTTATTGCCATCCCTCCTCTaattatgcatctgatgaggggcttcagcggtGGATCAATGCCAAAAggctccgacaggaaggagggaatgcccttctacttgggagccttcttggcagtggcccttgaatggcgcgcccaagcCAGAAACGTTGTTCTGTAg